The segment AAGTGACCAGTTTACTGTAAGTTTCAACAGACGTGACCTCCTCGGTAATGTTATACAGTGGCCCACTTCGGATGACCTGGCCATTTTTCAGCCATTCTATATTTGGTTTAGGCAGGCCTCTCACCTTACAACGGACGGAATATGTGGATTGGCTAGAGGCGATGGTGGCACTGGTTGGTGGATACTCGATGAATCGGGGAGATTCTGAAATAATCAGCACTCATTAtttgatgaaaacaaaatctgaaaatGACCTTTCAATTCCCGAATGCTAGTTTCAAGTTCACTTTAAAAACATACAGTATCATGAATCAAGGATCTACTACTTTTTATTCACTGTACACTAAAATAAACTTATTTTCCATTGAACTTCATATTTTAGAATAGGATCATGGTGAAATCATTGCAAGGTAAAATTACTGCCACCTAAGCATTTCTGTAACAATATCACAGACTTCATTTCAGGTGGATCAATACTTTTAAAAGctaaaaaattcatttctgaaaGTTCATCACTCTGGTTACAACATTAGGatatgtaaattacatgtttCTGCcagataataataaaaatggcTCTCATTGTGTGCTTTCGACACTTTCTGGAATACCAGAGAGtattacttttcaaaatatacttGGAACCAACACCATAGGGAACATGTACAGCAACtttgatgatcctagccttAATAGTACTCTTTTTATCCTTCCTGTAAAATCTTGATGTGTGAActgacagacacacagataAAAACTGCACCATACCATTATACATCCCATCTATGATGGATGAGtatgtgtatcaagtttgattattctagccTTATCAGTAGCTTTTATTTGATCCACAAGATGCTGATGGATGCACTGCATCACATCATAATATGGTCCATTTGTAACGGGCTTATAAAAAGGTGGCAATAATTGGGATTTAACCAGTACAAgaaattgttattttaatatatttgtgCTGAACTCCTACCTAGTACTTCCACTATGATAGTAGCTGTGCCACCTCTACCCATGACATTAAAGGGAGTGCAAGCATAATGCCCACTGTCACTCAGTCTGGCAGACTGAACTGTAAATGTGGCTCCTTGGTTTAACAAGACTTCATTGGTATCAATCTTTCTCCATTCATACTTTGGAACAGGATATCCTGAAAAGGCAATAtaaattgcaatttttatttACTCCTTTAAGAAGGAATGATAAATCATCATAATGCCCGACTTCCATTTGcaacttgaatgaaaatatagatatcagcaatacatgtattaactgcGTAGCTCAGTAAGCTGATGTGTATAcagatatcagcaatacatgtatttactgcGTAGCTCAGTAAGCTGATGtgtatatagatatcagcaatacatgtattaactgtGTAGCTCAGTAAGCTGATGTGTATAcagatatcagcaatacatgtattaactgtGTAGCTCAGTAAGCTGATGtgtatatagatatcagcaatacatgtattaactgtGTAGCTCAGTAAGCTGATGtgtatatagatatcagcaatacatgtattaactgtGTAGCTCAGTAAGCTGATGtgtatatagatatcagcaatacatgtattaactgtGTAGCTCAGTAAGCTGATGtgtatatagatatcagcaatacatgtattaactgtGTAGCTCAGTAAGCTGATGtgtatatagatatcagcaatacatgtattaactgtGTAGCTCAGTAAGCTGATGtgtatatagatatcagcaatacatgtatttactgcGTAGCTCAGTAAGCTGATGtgtatatagatatcagcaatacatgtattaactgtGTAGCTCAGTAAGCTGATGtgtatatagatatcagcaatacatgtatttactgcGTAGCTCAATAAGCTGatgtgtcgactgctgatctgtagttCATGTCTAACCGtttttaatcccccccccccccccccccccccccccccacccttgATTACTTTCGgctaaaactacattttttaagtaaataaggtaaatttgaaatttttcaatttcaaagtattattgtatatatcatccgctttccatccatatcagatttctctggtgtgttattcctcttgAGGTTGTTTTAAAATAATGGTTGATGTTAATGTCTCAGAATAAgggttatctctctttgttcaCATTATGTACCTGGATTAGATATGGTACACGACAGAGAAAGGCGTTCTCCAATGTTCAAAGGATTAGAGACAGCTTTGATTGAAGAATTTCCTGGGGGAActgaaaatgaatataaaaaaaggATAAACATTTACAAGAATATACTGCAGACACAGAGTATAGAAATGGGTTAAAACATCCTCGGCACTCAAAATTCACCAAAACCTACATAAGCCAAAAATATGGCGATGATAACGTAGGAATAAGTCTCCAAATTTCATTTGATAGACTTAAAAATGTGTTGATTACTTAGAATATATACTAACACTGGACATGAACATAGGTGTAGGCCAGTTTCTGACTTTGTATGACAGGCTCTCCCGACGGCTCCAGTCGATACATCACGATACAAGTGTAGTTGCCTGAGTACGCTCTGGTGACAGGAGAGGCAGTGAAATTGGCAGAAGTGGATTCTCGAGTATTATCCAGCTTTTTCCACTTGACAGATAGAGGTGCAGGGTTGGCATCCACAGCACAGTGAAGGTTCAATTCTCCTGTCTCATTGACAACTGCAGTGGCTGGCACAGTAATAACAGGCTCATCTGTAACAGCAAGGTAATTGATGAATACATGTTCACAAAGTATAAACTCAGCACAGTGACACAGACTAGGTATGCAAGTACTTGAAGTCATGTTGCATTTATGATGAATTCAAAGCAGttttataaatgtaacataATTACATATTTCTGCAAGATATCTAGATATCTCTTTTGTGTCTGATCACTTACGGGTTTGTTTTTCAATgacatttaaaatatcaaacaatgaTCAAACTGagggaaaaaaaaccaaaaatattGCAAGATTTGAGAATTTGTAACGGATACTTCTCAATGaattatgtgtaaatatattCTTGGAGTTATAAAAAAATCCACAGCATTGTAACAGATGGAGGTCCAACATTGTTGCAATCCTCTTAATACAAAGCCATTTCCAAACACACAGATTTTGTGAACTAATTGTAAATCAATATAAACTGTGAATGATTAgatgtaatatatttacatatgaCTTTGACTGAGGTACTTTGGCTGTCTGACTGGACCTGTCCATTAATTGTATTGGAGGCGGAACATGTGTATTGTCCTGAGGCCGTTCTCGCCACATTAGTGAATGGTAGCACTACATTGGTATctgaaatgaagttaaaattgcCCTTTATAATGTGTTTCTACCCTGATCATTAACTTAAAACATGCAAAttcaaattagaaataaaattatagttttgtttcaaattaaCGGTCAATGctgaaatataaatttcttaCTCAGCATCACTTGGGTGTCTTTTTGCCATCTGACTTGGGTGACCTGTGGGTTTGCACTGACGATACAGCGTAACTGACTGGAAGAGCCCAGGAGAATGTTCAGAGGAGAGGGCTCCAGAGTAATTCTGGGTTTATCTACAGACAGAGAATTCAATTACTGTACTCAGTATCGCTCAACAGGGATTCACAACATTCCTAGATTCATTGAGAAAATTCATCTACTTAATTAATGGGAGGTTTTTAAAGTGCAATCTAATCTTTTCATCTTCTGTACAACTACtgttttaaaaagttaattACCAGTGAATCATAATATCATACAATTTACAAGATTTCACTTTACTCAGACTTACATTGCACTTGTACGAGGAAAGGAACTTTACTGGGGTTGTTAAGGTTAACTTCATTTTTTGCAGAACAGTAGAAGTTTTTATTGTGGTCAGTGTATTGTAGTTTGATGATCAGCTGACTAGTGACAAGAGTCTCGATGTTTCCGTGTCCTATGGTGGGTTTCTGGATGATCTGAGTGGTGGCACTATTTGTTAATTGTGTATCTTCCTGGTACCATGTGATTTCTGGAGGGGGATTTCCGATGGAGGAACACGTCAGAGAAATGAAGTCCCCCTCAATTTGTGATGATCTAGTGTCATTTGTAATAACAGATATATTATGGGGAGGAACTGAAAGaagaaaaacataatttttagaaaattatctCAGTCTCTGAATTCTATCATGTTTTGTAATGCATTCTCTCTAtctttaatgaaatgttttcccTTTGAAAACAATTGAATGATCAATATATTTAAACTATCGATTACTCGCAAGGCTTAGCTTGACATTTCCTGCAACAACAACTCTATGATATCTTATTTGTCACAAAAGTATTTGCTATTATATCAAAATGTCACAGACAATGGCATACAGTGTGTAGTTTTATCATAGATGAACAAATGTTCATTTAATCTTGTCAAGAAATCATGATGAATTTTCCCCCCAATAAATAGAAACTGATATATGTGGTCTACTAGACTTGGGGAGTAGATGGAGTACATTAAATGGCATGGTCAATTATCCAGTATAGTCAATGATACCCACACTGGTGATATCAAGAAGACACCAAACACAAGAAAATGATGTCATTAGAAATCCAAGATATAGTttgtaatactgattttaacaaCACAGTTGTTGGGTTGAGAACTGTTCTTCGCTGCTTCACATCAGACAGTTTGTCCCTTGGGGGCTCACATCATTACTGTTGCCCTCAACCCCAGACAACAACAACTCTTCCCAGACAGCAACTAAACAACAACTCTTCCCAGACAGCAACTAAACAACAACTCTTCCCAGACAGCAACTAAACAACAACTTGTCCCAGACGACAACTAACAACAACTCTTCAATGGCCAGCCTAATAAAACATAattaattctttaaaataaaatgtccTTAGCTTTCCAAAGTAAGTTTTTTCAATGTTAAAGAGTAAGACAGCATTTCAAAAAATCATGTACAGTATTTTTACCATATCATTGAAACTCCCTAAGTAAGCCTCCAAAACCAGTCCAGGGGCATACATACAGTATAAAACCAGTCCAGGGGCATACATACAGTATAAAACCAGTCCAGGGAAATACATACAGTATAAAACCAGTCCAGGggcatacatatacaatacaatagaCATTAAGATATCCTTACATATACTAACTGTAGACATTGAGATATCTTTAGACATACTTACTGTAGACATTGAGATATCTTTAGACATACTGTAGACATTGAGATATCTTTAGACATACTTACTGTAGACATTGAGATATCTTTAGACATACTAACTGTAGACATTGAGATATCTTTAGACACACTTACTGTAGACATTGAGATATCTTTAGACACACTGTAGACATTGAGATATCTTTAGACATACTTACTGTAGACATTGAGATATCTTTAGACACACTGTAGACATTGAGATATCTTTAGACATACTTACTATAGACATTGAGATATATTTAGACACATTGTAGACATTGAGATATCTTTAGACATATTGTAGACATTGAGATATCTTTAGACATACTAACTGTAGACATTGAGATATCTTTAGACATACTTACTGTAGACATTGAGATATCTTTAGACATACTGTAGACATTGAGATATCTTTAGACATACTTACTGTAGACATTGAGATATCCTTTTCCTGGTGGCAGACTCTGCACGGTACAGGTGTACTCCCCCTGGTCCTGCTCTTTAACATTGTGTATATTGAGATTGAAAAGTCCACTGATAGAAAACCGATCATCCCCTGTCATGGACATGTTGTTTACGAACAATGTACCCGTAGGACCGGACCATGTTGCCAGAGATGCTCCGGTGTATATACAGGTGAAGACAGCACTCCCTCCTTTTACGGAGGTTGTATCAGCGGGTCTCTGTACCCATGCTACACCCAGAACATCTACAAATAAAAGAAACTTAGTTGACTGCGAATAATGTGCTTAGTAACCTTGCACACTGAGGACAGACTGTACAtgtgataaaatcaaaatttatctaAATCTTGTAAAATATCGAAAACTTagtcttttttttaatttatgtacATTCAAATCCTTATCATCCATTtggtattttttaaatgaaaataattaattatcAGGTTTTCTACATAAATCACAAATCATACAACATAGGTATCTCTAATTTCACCTTTAGAAAATATCAATGAAGGTTACCTTGAAGACAGGACAGTATGACAAGCGTTATCCAGGCGATGTGGTGAATTCTACATGACATTTCACTGTGACTTGTATCATAATCAAGTAATCCAAAGAAAAGAATTTGcctttgtttcacttttataATATCTACATCAGTAAATCACACGATGATCTGATAATTCACACTGTGGGATTCTTCCAAAAAATGATCTCACTGTCCTTTACAAAGTTCTCCCTTCACCTGTACCAattaatgaaacaaaatttatgcaaattgaaaatgaaaagcatATGCAAACTGACGGGTTAAAGACACAAACAATGACAGTTGTGGATTTTAATTTGGTGCTATGATGAATGATAGGAAAGGGTCACTGGTTTTGTGAATTAAACTTTTTTGTGTTATGAGATGTTCTGATAAGGACCCCTCATAAACACTGCCCATTCCCTTCTTCATGTTTGATAGTATTCTTACACAAGGTGTCATATACACTAGAGGCTCCTGATGCTATATATGGAAACCTCTGTACTGTAAGAGAGTCCGCTATATAATAAGAAAGTAATGACCATTActtataaatacaaaaatggAACCTTGAAGTCAGTTTCACAGGTATGTTTATAAACTGCACAATTAAATTGCATTACCCATACAATTCTTACCACTCCTCTTCCTTTCAAATTactaattataaatatatataaatgataaaagacTTTTTTTGCAAGCTTTTATCAGCATGAAGACAAAATGCATTCAGAAGAAGTGTATTGACCTAGCAGTTTGCATACAAAACTCAATATCCCTCTGGAGCTGATAACCAGTATTTTTTCTTTCTGTTATTTATGATGGTTGTCCTTTATCTATAGTATACTATCACCTAGAGCTGAAAACAAGTTTGTCTTGGTTTTTACTGTCTTTATCTTTTTTTCAGTTTTCCTAGTGAAGCATCACTTGTGGGTCTCCTATTTCACAGCTTTGTAAATCAGTAATCGATATTTAATTAAACCTTCCCTGTCTGGACCCACAACACCACCTATCTAATCTCTCCTTAATTCTTTTTGATATTTGGGACATGGATAGTTGGTTTACCTGAGGGTGCCCAAGGCCAGAGGATGGATTGTAACCAGCTTAAGTGTTTTATGACCCTTGTCTATAGGTGATCTTGCAAATTTAATTGATGAACATTTGACAGGGGGAGCTCTAGACAAATTGCTCTTCATTGTCATCCTGACAATCACTATGTGCAGACACTCTCTCTTTTTATGGGGTAAATCAAGGAAGAAATGAGACAAACCTAAATTCAATTATCAAGGTTTTTAATTGCTATTTTTGTACCTCTACTTTTGTAATACCTCCGTTAATTTGCATACAGATGTAACAATGCTAATAAGAAAGGTGATATACATATTCCATGCATTAATAATAATTTCACTGCATATTTTGgtgaaaattaattatttaccTGTTGCTTGCAGTTTGCTCACCtgttaattcaatctacatcaACCCCACAGAGCAAACACCTCATTTTATAACTTACCattataaattgataaaatacattcatATTGATCTAAAGGCCAGACAGAAAAGGATATGTCCATAAAAACTATCATGAAAAGAACATCCACAATtcaatttacatttaaatttagttTGTAAACCTTAAACTATACAACAATCCTAACTCCTTTTATCGAAGAGTTCTCAGAAGTCATGCCATCATTAAAATCTAAGCTGTAAAGTCAGTCATCACAGCATGGACTGCAGTTTATGGTACTTTTACTGCACTTCATAAGGCTGACATAAAGATTATAAGGGAACTCAATCCCTGAACAAACGGGAAAATTTTATGTGCTTTTGGTTTGCTGGTGTTCCCAGGGAGGTTATGGATAAAGAGGTGGGAATCCCTTTATACCTGGTGGTGCTAACACCTCACACATGGGGGAGCTTTTAGACTGGACAGACATTAAATTCTCAATGAATCAAATGAACAAAGAActacaaatattatattttcaaatacatg is part of the Ostrea edulis chromosome 2, xbOstEdul1.1, whole genome shotgun sequence genome and harbors:
- the LOC130051723 gene encoding hemicentin-1-like isoform X2 codes for the protein MSCRIHHIAWITLVILSCLQDVLGVAWVQRPADTTSVKGGSAVFTCIYTGASLATWSGPTGTLFVNNMSMTGDDRFSISGLFNLNIHNVKEQDQGEYTCTVQSLPPGKGYLNVYIPPHNISVITNDTRSSQIEGDFISLTCSSIGNPPPEITWYQEDTQLTNSATTQIIQKPTIGHGNIETLVTSQLIIKLQYTDHNKNFYCSAKNEVNLNNPSKVPFLVQVQYKPRITLEPSPLNILLGSSSQLRCIVSANPQVTQVRWQKDTQVMLNTNVVLPFTNVARTASGQYTCSASNTINGQVQSDSQSTSVKVIYEPVITVPATAVVNETGELNLHCAVDANPAPLSVKWKKLDNTRESTSANFTASPVTRAYSGNYTCIVMYRLEPSGEPVIQSQKLAYTYVHVQFPPGNSSIKAVSNPLNIGERLSLSCTISNPGYPVPKYEWRKIDTNEVLLNQGATFTVQSARLSDSGHYACTPFNVMGRGGTATIIVEVLESPRFIEYPPTSATIASSQSTYSVRCKVRGLPKPNIEWLKNGQVIRSGPLYNITEEVTSVETYSKLVTSRLQFAGSGRQGLMIDDIGNFTCREVSRGEQHNLELYIMFKPSIDADEKVATTVNQSTTITCKGQGYPLPTFEWFRDNTIIQTESRFTVNPTIHLSATEASSSLSISNVVAGDFGAYVCIAQNSNGQGHKTVHLTVKNRPEAPYNLSVISYTWESVFLGWTPGFDGGESQVFIVHYTSSVPPTYTGEITVSPAEATQYNITDLMPGVVYQFLVYGKNSLGKGSNSQKITVKTKDFGFPLVNNIPDYSAENKKLVIPFTLNSTYCLKVKISVNGGTTWQTIPMGGKECFPTSENTQELSLQSDSINRLNVSICLSVRNDVCGIHLAAMIRQAQKTDLTETEVIIIGVICAIILLGLIIVLIVIICRRRTNAKQFGNPTSSVSRPVPSLQTNGNSGGPPKPQRGQDNQGIDFLYLDGLGVAGSRGVSHYSNHAYCSLGNGFDPPPQYQSVINNGSIPLDTSYDSQLAKYENEMNMRNMHNLKNEAFYRGQNGSPSTLRKDPPNFLEAQDERKDTSKSGQESGYSTPEGQQKPKKVIYEVVV
- the LOC130051723 gene encoding hemicentin-1-like isoform X5 — encoded protein: MSCRIHHIAWITLVILSCLQDVLGVAWVQRPADTTSVKGGSAVFTCIYTGASLATWSGPTGTLFVNNMSMTGDDRFSISGLFNLNIHNVKEQDQGEYTCTVQSLPPGKGYLNVYIPPHNISVITNDTRSSQIEGDFISLTCSSIGNPPPEITWYQEDTQLTNSATTQIIQKPTIGHGNIETLVTSQLIIKLQYTDHNKNFYCSAKNEVNLNNPSKVPFLVQVQYKPRITLEPSPLNILLGSSSQLRCIVSANPQVTQVRWQKDTQVMLNTNVVLPFTNVARTASGQYTCSASNTINGQVQSDSQSTSVKVIYEPVITVPATAVVNETGELNLHCAVDANPAPLSVKWKKLDNTRESTSANFTASPVTRAYSGNYTCIVMYRLEPSGEPVIQSQKLAYTYVHVQFPPGNSSIKAVSNPLNIGERLSLSCTISNPGYPVPKYEWRKIDTNEVLLNQGATFTVQSARLSDSGHYACTPFNVMGRGGTATIIVEVLESPRFIEYPPTSATIASSQSTYSVRCKVRGLPKPNIEWLKNGQVIRSGPLYNITEEVTSVETYSKLVTSRLQFAGSGRQGLMIDDIGNFTCREVSRGEQHNLELYIMFKPSIDADEKVATTVNQSTTITCKGQGYPLPTFEWFRDNTIIQTESRFTVNPTIHLSATEASSSLSISNVVAGDFGAYVCIAQNSNGQGHKTVHLTVKNRPEAPYNLSVISYTWESVFLGWTPGFDGGESQVFIVHYTSSVPPTYTGEITVSPAEATQYNITDLMPGVVYQFLVYGKNSLGKGSNSQKITVKTKDFGFPLVNNIPDYSAENKKLVIPFTLNSTYCLKVKISVNGGTTWQTIPMGGKECFPTSENTQELSLQSDSINRLNVSICLSVRNDVCGIHLAAMISDYPQYGFQRQAQKTDLTETEVIIIGVICAIILLGLIIVLIVIICRRRTNAKQFGNPTSSVSRPVPSLQTNGNSGGPPKPQRGQDNQGIDFLYLDGLGVAGSRGVSHYSNHAYYLKNEAFYRGQNGSPSTLRKDPPNFLEAQDERKDTSKSGQESGYSTPEGQQKPKKVIYEVVV